Part of the Candidatus Chlorohelix allophototropha genome, TACCAGTTGATTTGCCGGATATTAAAGCTGGCTTCAAATTTATGCAAAACTTGCCATTCTGTTTGAGTCAACGCGCTGGCATAGTTTGTACCATCGTTATAAATCAGATTACTGGTGGTAAGAATGACTCCTTGAAAATAGGCATGATTGCCCCCATCTGATAGTATCGCGGATAAGCGATCGGTTGCCGGGTCTTGGGGCAGAGGGGCAGTTTTAACCGCCAGATAGGGTACGCCGATATAATCCAACGCTTGCTGAATAGCGGGTAAATCCTCTTCTTTACCGTCTGCCGCCAGCACTAACACTTTCATATCGAGTTGGGTTTTATTAGAAGGTGAGCCTACCACCGGGGGGGTTACTTCAGAGATTAGCGGTACTGTTCTTATTTCTTGGCGAGGAATCCCCACCGGACCGGGCAACAAATCATTGTCCCCCAGTAGCTGTTGGGTAGCAGTTAACCCGCTGATGGGAGTCGATTTCGGGGTATTGGTTTGAACAGGCGTTGAGGTAAACGGATTGAAAATAACTAGCGCAATGACCAGACCAGTAACCAGCAGAGTGACAATTTCAAAAAGCCTGCGCCAGAGATTCTGGCTTAAAAACTTGGACATTTATTAAAAGACCTTTCCGGCTTTATTCCTGAAAGATTTAGCTAAAAATACCGTAACAATTCAGCCAGACGGAATCCGGGCGGGGTTCTCAGGGGTGCAACCCCTGTGCGGGGTGGCAATGGGTGTCCCCTTGAACTCCTCTCTCCCCTCCACTTACGCTGTTACACACAAAATCGGGCAAATCCATGCCCGATGTTGGTGTTCTCGCACAGTAGCGCTAGGCGGCTGCAAAATAATAATAATCCGCCGAAGCAAGTACCTTTTGGGTTAGCCGAGAAGAAGCAATTACAAAAGCCAACGAACCGGCAATAAAAGCTGCCAAGCAGTATTTGAAATCCACGTTCAAGGCTAGCGGGATTCCTAGCACCAGCATAACTATCATGCCTACTACCACTGCCCGTACCGCTACGGTAGGACGCGCCAAGGTTAGCCCGAACATGCAGTTAAACAGCCCTTGCCCTAACCAGTAATAAGCGACCAACCCGGCGATAAAGAAGATAACCACCGCATCGGTATTTACCCCAATCCACGCTGAAAATATATCGAAGTGGATTAATAGCCAGATGGGGATAGCAAAAACTACACTGACCAAGAAAAGGGCGATACTATAACGCCGCCGCTCATGTCGGTAGAAAACCAATAACCGCCGCCCGAACTGATCAACCGCTAACCCAGAGGTGTTTGCTTGGGCTACTTTTGCTTCTTCCCAAAACAGGCGTACGGCGCGTTCGGCAAAACCGCCCACCAATACCAGCGGGGGCAACGCCAAGGTTAAGCCTAGTTCCAGACTGGCAATAGCCCAAGAACGCGATTGATCCCCGCTTACTTTTCCTAACCAACCCAAAAAGTGGGGGGCGGTGATAAACGCCACATAGAACATACCATAGGTGAAATAAGGGGCGGCTTCGTATAGCATATAAGAATTGGAGGGTAGCGCGGCTCTTTCGCGTTTAACGTTTTTACGAATTTTGGCAAACCTTCCTCTAACCGTATAGAAAATTATCCCTAATGTGGCAACAAAACCGACTACCGTACTCACAATAAGGTGTTCTCTTAAAAAGAGTCCCGTTAAAAGGTTGCTTGCAATTGCCAACCCTAACCCGCTCGCCAACGCAATACCGAGCCACACTTGCGCTTTCAACAGACTCAAAGAGCCACCCGCCAGCCAGATAATAGAAAAGGCGGTATAGGCGAGACAGAACAACAAACGGTCTTCAAAGGTATAAATATTGAACCAGCTTGCAAGTAGCATAGCCGTAATTGCCAGCCCGATTACTGAGAAAGCTGCCAAGCGCAGGCTACGCGCCAGATATTTACCGGCAGAGCGGGAGTTGTTCAGGCTCAAACAGATAGAGGTTCGGCGCATTATTGCTTGTAGGAAGCCGTTTGTTAATAACAGCCCCGCGCTAATACCCAAACTTAACGCCATTATCTGGTCAGAGGCAAACTGCCCGGAAATTGCATAAAACTGAATAATGCCAATTATCAGCAAGCCCGGCAAGAGCGCAATCGGTCCGCTGCTGTACTGCATTATTTTTAAGCGCAAACTACTGAGCGGCGCGGGACGGTCTTTGCGCGTAACCCCGACCATTGGGGGATGCTCTTCTCGGATAATTGCCAGCACTGCTTTAGCTAAAGCAAAAGTATCAGGCGCACCGTATTGATGCCGCGCAATATCATCGGTTGTGCCGAACGATTCGATAATAGCCGTTACTTCAAGAAAATCCAGCGGCTGAGGGCAATGGCGCATCACTTCATCCGCCATAACTCGAACCATTTCAACGGTCACTTCCACTCGCTCAGGTTCTGCTACGATTTCTTGGGTAGTGTCGCTGATAATAGCCACATTCTCAAACAGTATTTCTTCGTCAGCCTGAGCGATAATATCCGCTTCCGAATAGCTATTGTTTGCTTGTGACAGGTAACTGCTTCCGGTAATTATTAATTGAGAGACACCGCTATGCCCGTTAAAAGCGGAGGGGGCAGCGAATTCTTCCTGCTCGTATTCGTGGAAGGCATAGGAGGGCTGCCTTGAACCATCGTTTAGGTTTACCAGCAAGCCCGACTCTCCACCGGAAGGCATAAACATGAAGGCATCTGTCAGCGCTACATCGATGGGCAAGGCTGAGTTTAATACTTTGGTTTCCACTCCGGCGGCAAATAAAGCTTCCGGCATGGTGCGGTTGGTAATTCGGTAGTAGCTGGTCATATAGGCTTCGCGCGATTGGCGAACGCTGAACTCTTGCAAAGCCTTTTCGCGAGCAGCCACGCCGAGTTGAGCGCAAAGCTCTTTGTCGTTCATCAATTTAAGGATTGCGTCTGCCATTTCCTTTGGATTGCGTGGCTCTACCACGAAACCGCAGCCCGCGATTTGCTCTGGAATACCCCCCACAGAGGTTGCTACAATCGGTTTTCCGCAAAGCATCGCTTCCAGAGTAGCAAAGGGAAAGCCCTCGGAAATGCTGGAAAGCACTACAACATCGCCTTCATTGTAAGCTTCGGCGGTATTGGAAGCGTAGCCCTTAAAAATAACAGCCTCTTCCAGTCCAAGGCTGGACTGTAAAGCTTTGCATTCTTCGTAATAAGGGATATCTTCCAGCGGTGGCGAACCATAAAGCTGGAATTTAATATCAGGGCGCGATTCATGTACTAGGGCTGCCGCCTTCAACAAGGTCATTACATCCTTGAGCGGATTAATGCGTCCAACCCACACTACTACGGGAGGTTCGCCAATTGGTTTGCCCGCCGCGTAAAATTTCTGGTCGTCCGCGCCATAATAAATAGTTCTTAAACGGTCTTTGACCGCGCCGCTCTGCAATTCCCAGCGTTGGTTGTAATCGCAGCAAGGGGATACCTGATCGCTGGCAGCGTAGCTGAGGTCGGTCATGCGCCGCGCAAAACGCAACTTGAAAAGTTTCAGAAATAAGCTGCCGGAAGATTGGGCTTCTTCCAGATAACGTTCACGCAGATAAATGCCATGCTCGGATAGTAGAAAAGCGGTGCCGTATTCCAGTTTGGCTACTATCCCAATCATTGTGCTGATACCCGCCATTGAGGTATGGGTAACATCTACCTTCGGAAGTGGGTTAGCCAGTGGGAAGAACCAATGGTAAAGCCACTGTAATGCGGTAGTAATATCCTCTAAAGCGAACTCCGCATTGGGATAACCGTAATTAGCTGCCGACTGTGGGAAACTCTGTTGGACGGTATCGACAAAACTATCCCAAACCGCTTTGGAGCGCATCACCGTATCAAAGTTATGCTCAAGATAAAAGCGATACATTTTATGAAGGTATTCACCGAGTCGCTCAGGCTCTGAATCGCTTAGAAATAAATCCCTGATAAAGCTGCTAAATATCGGCACGAATTTTTCGGCTATGATTTCCTCAGAGGTGTGCTGCTTTTTCTTGAGCAGTTCGAGCATGCCTAGGTTTTGGTTAAGCTCGGTAGCTTCGCGGATACCCCACAGCGGAATAGGGCGAAAATCGACAACATTGTCGAGCAGGGTTATTTGGGGTGTAAGATGCGGGTCAGCGGCAATGCTGAATACTGTAAAATTCACTTCAGGCAAATCCCGTATCAATAGATGACACCAAGTACTGACCCCACCCCAATGAAATGGGTAGGTTCCCTCAGTTACCAGCATTACTTTTAGAGCTTCAGAAGTCTCACTAACTGCTGGTACAATTTCTTCTTCTGCTGGAATTAATTGATTCACTTTGATACCCTTATTAATACGCTGCTTTATTTAAATCTTTGATTATTTGTAATTATTCATCCCCTTCCCATCAAGGAGGGAAGGAGAGTTCAAGGGGACACCCCTTGCCACCCCGCACAGGGGTTGCCACCCCTGAGAACCCCGCTCGGATTCCCTTAGCTCCCCTCAAGGAGGAAGGAGAGAGGGAGGAGTTCAAGGGGACACCCCTTGCCACCCCGCACAGGGGTTGCCACCCCTGAGAACCCCGCTCGGATTCCGTTAGCTCCCCTCAAGGGGGGAAGGAGAGAGGGAGGAGTTCAAGGGGACACCCCTTGCCACCCCGCACAGGGGTTGCCACCCCTGAGAACCCCGCTCGGATTCCGTTAGCTCCCCTCAAGGGGGGAAGGAGAGAGGGAAGAATTCAAGGGGACACCCCTTGCCACCCCGCACAGGGGTTGCACCTGCCTGTGACCCGGGATAGGGGATACCCAAACCAACTCCACGAGAAGGGCTATTGCAAGTTCGGCATTGACATCTTCAGTTCGCCCCAAATGTTAAGAAAATCGGTTTTGTAGGGGCGGTTCGTGAACCGCCCTGCCTGAATCCCTCAAATTGAACCTATCCAACGCAGGCGCATCCCGATGCGCCCCTACCCAAACCAATTCCACGAGAGGGCGTGATTGGACACGCCCCACAAATCACCTTACGCCCTTACTAAGCCGCGTTTACATTGAGCTTATCGGGCAACATGCTGAGTACCACATCTCGCAAAATATCGTCCAAAGTGGCGCGAGGTTGCCAGCCGATGTATTGGTTTATTTTGGAGATATTGGGGACGCGCCGCCGCATATCCTCAAAACCTTCCGCATACGCCTGAGCATAGGGGATAAATTTGATGTCATCGGTGCTGCCTAGCCCATCGCCATCTAACTGGTTCACCGTTTTTAACACACGCTGCGCCAATTGCAGGATGGATACTTCTTCGGTTGAGCCGATGTTGAACACCTGACCAACCGCTTCCGGGCATTCCGACAACCCGATGATTGCTCTAACGGCATCTTCTACGTGGCAGAAGCAGCGGGATTGCTGACCATCGCCGTAAACGGTCAATTGCTCTCCGCTTATAGCTTGCTGTACTAAGCGCGGCACAACCATGCCGTAATGTCCGGTTTGGCGCGGACCGACCGTGTTAAACAGCCGGAAAATTACTACCGGAAGTCCCTTCTGGCGGTAATAAGCCAAGCCGAGGAATTCATCAACCATCTTTGAGGCGGCATAACCCCAACGACTGTTAGCAGTAGAACCTAGCACCACGTCATCATCTTCGCTGAAGGGGAAGCGGATACCCTTACCGTAAACTTCAGAGGTAGAGGCAATCATTACCTTAACCCGATAGCGCAGGGCAGCTTGCAAAATCGCGTCCGTACCCATAACGTTGGTTTCAATGGTACGCGCGGGGTCTTCCACTACCAATTTCACGCCCACTGCCGCCGCCAAGTGAATAATGGTGTCACATTCGCTGGCTAAACGGTCGAGTACCACCTCACTGGTCAGGTTATCCACTACGAAGCGAAGGTTGGGATGCCCCATCAAGTGCTGGACATTCTCAAAACTCCCGGTAGAAAGGTTATCGAGAATCGTTACATGGCAATCTTTGTTCAATAACGCTTCCGTTAGATGGCTGCCGATAAAGCCCATTCCGCCGGTAATTAGAATCCGTGAAGATTTGCGAGGTAAATGAAAATTAAGCATTTATAAATTCTCCTGCATCAGTTTTTGTAATAATCCACACTTAGAGCAACACAATTCGGTCTGAATGCCCCTCAACGTGACGGGTAGCGTTTCTGGTATCAACTACTAAATGACTGTTCTCCACAATCCAATTCCAGTCAAAACAGCGATGGGCGGTAGTGATAACCACACAATCTGCTTGGTTCAAAGCATTTTCATCTAGCTCTATCGAGTTTAAGGACAAGTCGGCAACAGCTAATGCCGGGACATAAGGGTCGTGATAAGCTACATTCGCGCCTTTTTCCTGAAGCAAGTGAATCAGGTCAAGCGCAGGAGACTCTCGAAGGTCGCCCACATCTTCTTTGTAAGAAACGCCTAGCACCACCACCCGCGAGCCTCGAATGGGCTTAGCGTTTAGGTTCAGGGCATCGGAGATTTTCGTCAGCACGTAATGGGGCATCCCGAAATTGATTTCTTCGGCAAGCTGGATAAAACGCGCATTGTAGTTCAAAGTTTTGAGCTTCCAAGCGAGATAATGCGGGTCAACCGGGATGCAATGTCCGCCCAAACCGGGACCGGGATAGAAGGTCATAAAGCCGAAGGGCTTGGTTTTCGCTGCGTCAATAACTTCCCAAACGCTCACGCCCAAATGCTCGCACATAATGGCGACTTCGTTAATCAAGCCGATATTCACCGCGCGGAAGGTGTTTTCCAGTAGCTTGACCATTTCCGCCGCACGGGGGGATGATACCGGTACTACCGTTTCAATCGCGCTGCCGTAAAGCTTCAAGGCGACCTGTAAACAGGTAGGGGTCACGCCGCCGATTACTTTAGGAGTAGTGCGAACAGTCCAGTCCTTACGACCCGGATCAATTCTTTCAGGGGAGAAAGCGAGGAAGAAATCCCGCCCAACCACCAGCGCCGAGCGACTATCCGAGTTAAAACCGTGCGTGTTGTTCTTATTCTGAGCCTGCTCCAGCAAAGGCAGGATTAATTCTTCGGTAGTGCCGGGATAAGTGGTACTTTCCAGCACAATCAGCATTCCGGTGTGGATGCGCAGCGCAATTTCATCTGCCGCTGAAATGATGTAGGACATGTCCGGGTCTTTGGTTTTGCTCAAGGGAGTCGGCACACAGATAATAACGGCATCCACATCCTGCAAAATGTTGTAATCGGTAGTTACGCTCAAGCTGCCGGTTGCTTTCTCGCCGTCCTGTTTCCCAACGCGGGGTTGGCGATTATTTAGCCCGGTCAGAGGCGTGATTATAGCTGCCACACGCTCGGAGGAAATATCCTCAATATGACTCTTTCCGGCGTTAAGGGTGGCGACCCTTCTTTTATCAATGTCCAAACCTACTACTCTGAAACCCGCTTCGGCATAAGCTACTGCCAGCGGCAATCCTACATAACCCAAACCGATAATTGCTACGATGGCTTGACGAGTCTCAAGCCGATTCAAAAGAGCTGCGCCTGCGCTAGAAACTGTAACGGTGCGTTTGTTATCTATAATTACTTGCTCATTTATTTCGGTAACGGTCATCATTAACTCCTTAAAGTCCATATATAAGAACTATATTTCTTCGAAACAGCAAGCTGAACTAAACCCAACAACTAGCCAGTATCAGCTTTTGCAAGACCAGCCCTAATGAACTGGTCTTGCGAGACAAACCCTAAGGTTAAGGGGCTGGGAACGAGATGGTCTGATTGGCAGTCATGTTTATATGTGAGATGGACTGACCGCCATAAGTTTCGGGCGTACCGTACTTGACACCTGTAACCGGAACAGTCGCGGCATTTGCAACTTTTACTGTGATGGTTTTTGAACCCGGATTCCAAGTGGCAGTCACACCGGAGGCGTTGTAAGCCATCCGATTGGTCATGGCAACCCCTATTTCGTGCTGTGTCATGTTCTTGATCGGCAGATTGGAAACCGCGCTGTACTTGGTCAAAGTAGCGTTAATCAAATCGCCTAACAAAGAGTTAGTAGTGTTGTATGCGCCAACGTTAGGCTGGTGGAACATTACGGGGTCAATGTCCCATTTGAGTAACCACTGCAACCACAGATTCGATTCGGTATCCAGAATCTGGTTATAGGTAAGATTTGTTGTCCAATAGCGCCAAGCTCCTCCGGCGCAAGTTCCGGTAGGCCCGTAGTAACAGTTGTACTCCGACACCCATTGAGCTTGAGTTCTGAGGTTATAGAAAAGATTGGTGGTATGTCGCGGAACAACCAGCAAACCTGAAGGAGTAGTAAAGCCTGTGTTTGGGCTTGGGTTATTCCAACCTGCGCGGGAAGTGTCGGATATTAGATAACGGATACCCCAATTGTAGGCGGCTTGCTGGAAGGTTGGATTATACAAACCTGATATATCGGGCTGCACCATCGCATCTTTGTAGAAATTGGTAAAGCCGCTCTGAGTAGCGTAATCAAGGTTTTGCTGCAATTCAGCGACCGTATCCGCCGCCGTAATAGCATCAAGGTTAGCGTGGGTGAAGGTATGGGTAATCCAGTTAAACTGTGCTTTATTGGCTACTACTGCGGATGAAAGAGTATCCGGACTATAGATTCCGGTTGAGCCTTCACCGTTGAAAGGAAATTCTATTTTCAAACTGGCAGCGAGTGGGAACTTTGTCCTGATATTATTCTGCCAAGTTATAAACCGGGTTAAGTCGGTGCCGGACATACGGAAGGTGATGCCCGTAGTGTCGGTCATGGCTTTGGTATCCCAAATGTCATCATCAATCAAGATGTCATCAGGCTGAATACCCATCGAGGCATGCCGCTCACCCAAGAAAACACCCTTGGTAAGCCAATTGATAGTGCCGTAGGAAAGTAGCAAAGTATGCACCAGATAGGGGTTACCATCGGCGGTTATTGCCAAATTCTGGCGACCATCGGCATAAGTTTTAACGGCAGCAATGGTGTAAACTCCATTGGTAGTGGTCAGCAAGGGAGTGACGTTCTCACCGGGCGCAACTGTCGCCAAGTAAGTCCACGCGCCACTGATAGTAATGGTGGCATTGGGCTTTAGGTCTGAGAAAACCGCATTCCCGGCAGTGGTTAACTTGGTTTGAAGCGGGGTAGTAAGTGTATCTTGATAAGCATAGGTTGGGTCGGCTAAGCCATAAGTATCGGGCCAACCGGGAAGCGTGTAAGCGGTCACTTGCCGAATACCAAACATCGCTTCGTAGTTCCAAAGAGTATTCCACTCAGCGGTGGTGAAGGCGCTAGGCCAACTATTGGTAGTCGCATCATAATACAATAGACTTCCGGTAGTTAAAATGATGCCCTGATAATAGCCGTGTGAAACGCCATCCCACAGGAGGCTATCGGTTAGCGTAGTTTGCGAAGCAAGCAGCACATTGTAAGGGAGACCGAGTTGATCCAATGTAGATTTAATCGCCGGGAAATTCGGCTCAGTGCCATCTGCGGCAACTACCAGAATTTTCATATCGCGTGGGTCAAGAGTATGATTAGCTACAGCGGCGGCAGCCAACAAAGTTGGTGCGGCGGGGGCAGTAGTCAGCGCATCCACGCCCACAGTTAAGCCATCAATTGCCGAGTTCCCTCTAGGTTTATTTTTTTTCTTGGAAGTGCTAACAGGTTGTTGGGGTTTGGAAGGTATTTTAGTTGGTTCTACTACACCGGGAACGACATCCAGATGCCCTGCTTTGAGTTTATTATTTGCAGCGTCAACATCGACTGTCGAGGTTAAAAACGTGGTGGCGATTGCTAATAAGGCAAACAATAAGCCAAAACGCATAACTACAGACAATCTGGGATTTTGAAAAGGTTTCTTTTTACGCACTATTACCTCCAAATTGGTATCAATAACGATGGCAAGGTGCATCAAAGAGCTTGCCTGTGCCAAACGACGTCCTAGCAAAGAGAAGTGATATACCTTGTCGATTTTGATAGCTGGCTTTTAACCAGTTCCAAGTGAGGTTTAGCGGGTACTGATGTCAGACACTTTCGGAGGCATTGCAAGAATTGCTTTGCATGGTGTAAAATAGAAGTGTCTTAGGCGCAACTAAACCTCGTAAGCCAAGAACTACGAGTGAACGAGTTTAAGACAAGGGGATAAGGCTTTGCAGAGCTTTATTCCCGCTTTATTTTATAAATGGTTACTGGGTGATTACGACCCCGATAGCATACCTTTTATTTAGCAACCCCAAATAAGGGAGTGCAAAATTGGTTCGAAGTAAAAATTAATAGCGATGTAAAGATGGTGCGTAGCATATATAGGTAGATGTACATCCAAGCTCTTAACTTATACTTTTTAGAGTTAACTTATTACAACGGTTCAAGCTGCTTAAATATAAGCATGTAATTAAGTTAACATATTTTTACCTGATGGGCAATTGTACCATATATTTATTTTAATGTTAAGTTAATAAATTGTAACTTTGATATTCATCTGTGATCGCTTTGAGGCAAAGCTGTTTCGGAATGAAATGACAGTTTTTAGAGCAAGGTAAATATTTCCTAAAGATACAGGCGATTTATAATAGACTCCTCCTTAGCTGCAAGGTAATTAAGCTGCCCAACTGAGTAATTCAAACCCATTACAAGCGTACAAGGGGAGTTTGGTTTGGAGGTGGACAGCATTTAGCGTCTAATCTTTACAGAGTTTTGCCCGATTCATCCCCGAAGAATAGTTTACCCAACTTCCTCTAATATTTAACCTATATAAAAGCAAAAAGCACAGCGCGTACTGTGCTTTTTTCATGCTAGTTTCAAACCCCTTCCGAGGATTAGGTGTCTTCCGACAGTAGCTCTTTCTTAGAGCTTCCCGATTCTATGAAAATGGCATTTTCCCGATGCATGGGGAATTTATCATTCCTTAATCAAACGAGAGCGCGTCCAGACAGCCACCTACCGATTAAAACCCCTGTAGGGTTGCGCTTTCTCGACACAAACCTAGGTCTAAAGGCTTAGAGCGTTTCTTAAAACTGAGTAAAGAAGAAAGTTGAAATAAAAAAGAATAATGGGTAAGCTCGTATTATGAGTACAAGAAAAGCTTACCCTACCGACCCGAGCGATGCCGAGTGGGAAATCATTATGCCATATTTCCCCCCTAACAGTCGAGAAGGTCGTCCCAGAGTACATCCCTATCGTGAAATAGTCTGCGCCATCTTCTACTTACTCAAAACTGGTTGCCAATGGGAAATGCTTCCACAAGAGTTTCCTCATTGGAAAACAGTCTATCACTACTACCGTCTGTGGCGCTGGAACGGTCTTTGGCAACGTATTTACGAGGCACTACACCAAAAAGTGCGAGTTAAGGCAGGACGAAATCCCCAACCCAGCGCTGGTATCATCGATAGCCAGTCAGTAAAAACCACCGAAGTTGGAGGAATACGGGGTTACGATGCAGGAAAAAAGGTGAATGGGCGCAAGCGGCACCTGCTGGTGGACACCTTGGGCTTTCCGATCGTGGTCAAAGTACAAGCTGCGAATATACAAGATCGAGATGGGGCAATAGAAGTGCTGGCCACTGCTGAGAATAAATGCCGTACCCTGAAGTTGGTATGGGCGGATGGAGGTTACAGCGGAAAGTTGGTAGAGTGGGTGGCTGGAATGTTCGATTTTGAACTGGAAATAGTCAAACGCACCGACGATATTAAAGGTTTTAAGGTACAACCGCGTCGTTGGGTAGTAGAACGGACGCATGCCTGGATCGGGCGGAACCGACGAATGGCGAAAGAGTATGAGCGTTTACCACAGCATTCGGAAGCCAATATTTACATTTCTATGATCCGTTTGGCTCTCAAAAGGCTTTCTAAACTTTCGCCTTGATCTAGTTTTAAGAATGGCTCTTAGGAGAGGTTAAGTACAAAAGCTAAAGTAACGCTATTGACAAATGTAAATAGCAATGTATAATACAGACAGGTAAGCAGAGCTTGCCATGAAATATAAAATAGATAAATAGTGATAATTATAGTCGTTAAAAGCGACTCCCAAACTCTGAAGGAAAGGAGAAGGCATATGAAAAACCCGAATATTGCAGTCATTATGACCAGT contains:
- a CDS encoding GDP-mannose 4,6-dehydratase → MLNFHLPRKSSRILITGGMGFIGSHLTEALLNKDCHVTILDNLSTGSFENVQHLMGHPNLRFVVDNLTSEVVLDRLASECDTIIHLAAAVGVKLVVEDPARTIETNVMGTDAILQAALRYRVKVMIASTSEVYGKGIRFPFSEDDDVVLGSTANSRWGYAASKMVDEFLGLAYYRQKGLPVVIFRLFNTVGPRQTGHYGMVVPRLVQQAISGEQLTVYGDGQQSRCFCHVEDAVRAIIGLSECPEAVGQVFNIGSTEEVSILQLAQRVLKTVNQLDGDGLGSTDDIKFIPYAQAYAEGFEDMRRRVPNISKINQYIGWQPRATLDDILRDVVLSMLPDKLNVNAA
- a CDS encoding IS5 family transposase; translation: MSTRKAYPTDPSDAEWEIIMPYFPPNSREGRPRVHPYREIVCAIFYLLKTGCQWEMLPQEFPHWKTVYHYYRLWRWNGLWQRIYEALHQKVRVKAGRNPQPSAGIIDSQSVKTTEVGGIRGYDAGKKVNGRKRHLLVDTLGFPIVVKVQAANIQDRDGAIEVLATAENKCRTLKLVWADGGYSGKLVEWVAGMFDFELEIVKRTDDIKGFKVQPRRWVVERTHAWIGRNRRMAKEYERLPQHSEANIYISMIRLALKRLSKLSP
- the pelF gene encoding GT4 family glycosyltransferase PelF, giving the protein MNQLIPAEEEIVPAVSETSEALKVMLVTEGTYPFHWGGVSTWCHLLIRDLPEVNFTVFSIAADPHLTPQITLLDNVVDFRPIPLWGIREATELNQNLGMLELLKKKQHTSEEIIAEKFVPIFSSFIRDLFLSDSEPERLGEYLHKMYRFYLEHNFDTVMRSKAVWDSFVDTVQQSFPQSAANYGYPNAEFALEDITTALQWLYHWFFPLANPLPKVDVTHTSMAGISTMIGIVAKLEYGTAFLLSEHGIYLRERYLEEAQSSGSLFLKLFKLRFARRMTDLSYAASDQVSPCCDYNQRWELQSGAVKDRLRTIYYGADDQKFYAAGKPIGEPPVVVWVGRINPLKDVMTLLKAAALVHESRPDIKFQLYGSPPLEDIPYYEECKALQSSLGLEEAVIFKGYASNTAEAYNEGDVVVLSSISEGFPFATLEAMLCGKPIVATSVGGIPEQIAGCGFVVEPRNPKEMADAILKLMNDKELCAQLGVAAREKALQEFSVRQSREAYMTSYYRITNRTMPEALFAAGVETKVLNSALPIDVALTDAFMFMPSGGESGLLVNLNDGSRQPSYAFHEYEQEEFAAPSAFNGHSGVSQLIITGSSYLSQANNSYSEADIIAQADEEILFENVAIISDTTQEIVAEPERVEVTVEMVRVMADEVMRHCPQPLDFLEVTAIIESFGTTDDIARHQYGAPDTFALAKAVLAIIREEHPPMVGVTRKDRPAPLSSLRLKIMQYSSGPIALLPGLLIIGIIQFYAISGQFASDQIMALSLGISAGLLLTNGFLQAIMRRTSICLSLNNSRSAGKYLARSLRLAAFSVIGLAITAMLLASWFNIYTFEDRLLFCLAYTAFSIIWLAGGSLSLLKAQVWLGIALASGLGLAIASNLLTGLFLREHLIVSTVVGFVATLGIIFYTVRGRFAKIRKNVKRERAALPSNSYMLYEAAPYFTYGMFYVAFITAPHFLGWLGKVSGDQSRSWAIASLELGLTLALPPLVLVGGFAERAVRLFWEEAKVAQANTSGLAVDQFGRRLLVFYRHERRRYSIALFLVSVVFAIPIWLLIHFDIFSAWIGVNTDAVVIFFIAGLVAYYWLGQGLFNCMFGLTLARPTVAVRAVVVGMIVMLVLGIPLALNVDFKYCLAAFIAGSLAFVIASSRLTQKVLASADYYYFAAA
- a CDS encoding nucleotide sugar dehydrogenase, producing MMTVTEINEQVIIDNKRTVTVSSAGAALLNRLETRQAIVAIIGLGYVGLPLAVAYAEAGFRVVGLDIDKRRVATLNAGKSHIEDISSERVAAIITPLTGLNNRQPRVGKQDGEKATGSLSVTTDYNILQDVDAVIICVPTPLSKTKDPDMSYIISAADEIALRIHTGMLIVLESTTYPGTTEELILPLLEQAQNKNNTHGFNSDSRSALVVGRDFFLAFSPERIDPGRKDWTVRTTPKVIGGVTPTCLQVALKLYGSAIETVVPVSSPRAAEMVKLLENTFRAVNIGLINEVAIMCEHLGVSVWEVIDAAKTKPFGFMTFYPGPGLGGHCIPVDPHYLAWKLKTLNYNARFIQLAEEINFGMPHYVLTKISDALNLNAKPIRGSRVVVLGVSYKEDVGDLRESPALDLIHLLQEKGANVAYHDPYVPALAVADLSLNSIELDENALNQADCVVITTAHRCFDWNWIVENSHLVVDTRNATRHVEGHSDRIVLL